The following proteins are co-located in the Phycisphaerales bacterium genome:
- a CDS encoding DUF2089 family protein, translating into MELHKPKVHPLTRLSDDDLELVMQLVLHGGSLKGVGEHFKVSYPTVRGRLNKVIVRLEAIRAGHRPDPLTELLGELVDRSELTLAQAKRIRAAAVQSAQQ; encoded by the coding sequence GTGGAGTTGCACAAACCGAAAGTACACCCGCTGACCCGACTCTCCGACGACGACCTCGAGCTCGTCATGCAGCTGGTCCTGCACGGCGGGTCGCTCAAGGGTGTCGGTGAGCACTTCAAGGTGAGCTACCCCACGGTCCGTGGGCGGCTCAACAAGGTCATCGTGCGGCTGGAGGCCATCCGCGCCGGGCACCGGCCCGACCCCCTCACCGAGCTGCTGGGCGAGCTGGTGGACAGGAGCGAGCTCACGCTCGCGCAGGCCAAACGCATCCGGGCCGCGGCGGTCCAGTCGGCCCAGCAATAG